ATTTACAAATAGAGACTAATTATTCTAATAGTGATACTGCTCAGCTTAGAACTAGATTAGAAGCTTTTGTTGAGATGCTATAAATATATTATTTTTTTATTAATAAATTTTAAGTTATGGAATTAAAAAATGATATATTTTGACAATGCAGCTACTACATTAAAAAAACCAGAYACAGTTGCTAAGGCAGTTTTTGATGCRATAAACAGTTTTGCAAATGCTTCAAGAGGCTCTTATGAATTATCATTAAATAGTGAAAGAGTTATACTTGATACAAGAGAGAAAATAGTTAAACTTTTTAATGGATATAGCCCWAATTATGTTGCATTTACAAGCAATTCTACAGAAGCATTAAACACAGCAATA
This Brachyspira sp. SAP_772 DNA region includes the following protein-coding sequences:
- a CDS encoding 2-hydroxyacyl-CoA dehydratase; protein product: METNYSNSDTAQLRTRLEAFVEML
- a CDS encoding aminotransferase class V-fold PLP-dependent enzyme yields the protein MIYFDNAATTLKKPDTVAKAVFDAINSFANASRGSYELSLNSERVILDTREKIVKLFNGYSPNYVAFTSNSTEALNTAIKGILNKNSHVITTSLEHNSVLRPLYEMETLGTELTIIKANNKGELNYNDIEKSIKQNTKAIIC